Part of the Spinacia oleracea cultivar Varoflay chromosome 5, BTI_SOV_V1, whole genome shotgun sequence genome, actctctagatatattttatgaaaagttattctgaaattacttttcaatagctttgacgaatttggtttagtttggtggtagttgagcattttgttttagaaattataggaaaagtctttatgattcatcattgatcgaatcaagtactaattgacttcgatcattccaacgtagatatgccatatcttatggacctagattgtgaaattacaacacacaatcattgatgatcatatttggtctcaagtaatcatcaacatgatctaacctagatctttatgatttcttgccaagtggattttatacttctgaatctttgaactagccaaacagattcaacttatatcacatttgagtaaataaacctatattcactcaaattcatgtgaaataataaagtcataaaatctttctttagctttgaactctattgtctaggcgttctaacaatagttcatatcttttgttactttcaacaagtaagactagttgtcttaaattgatttagaaatcaatgaactttcaaaagtccatcaaaatagagcttttgaatgttaacttgttgatatggtctaagcaacaatgtcaaagattagtggaactcaaatcaaggggttgatttgaacctagtaaagttctttaaagagttgtttgttttaatcaagcatattgactcatcccgtaaatgaccatttcattcaaataaacaaacaaacaaacaaacaaacaagcattgtttttgttcttctgaatgtgagtctttctgtgtttgaagcagaaatttaggtatgctgattatggaacaaaatagccatttagttccatccttgaaaggacttaaaacaaactagatgaccctacagctaatgtagcattgccatgcttcatttctcacttgtaggccattagtgtagcctagcttccattatttgagttattaccgaagtaagaacctcaagcggtatatgataccaaggaagtttgattcctaggtcacttctctttaaacataaacttataggtagaaacggaattataaattcctttcatttgttcctttgttttcctatttcttgtaccctttcttatagtcttaagaattgaattctttagtgttgacttttatactttgttagacatgtccaatgtcaccaacaaggttctttaccattttaatttatgttgaatattttgtttcaactagatgatcttaccagaagcttctaaagttctctaagtatcgatctattcgaatgtctagggactacctcattcgagaattaaatggaaaaaagattttaggttgttaaccattggtaaagctgagcgtttaaactcaatgctttatgatctcaaaactacattgtattttgaattcacaagcaccaatcggttcgccattcgactttgatactcgaaaacaaccataaaagtcgctaaaagaaacgtacattttaaattgctcattttctctcatttccgtgaatcgttcttggattcactaccaatcgaggaaatttaatgttacctttctaaaaggatttattgcagtgcaagatatttaattataaacaataattaaaacattcattgaagcatgcaaagtctaaacatttatcatgaataataacttgaaaatgaaagcaatcatgcaatttaaacaagtcattagcattttattcgaattatgtgttccggcaggtgtgaataaaatgattccaagacccgaaaaccattgaagaattaagcacagtttgtcgactcaattctaaaacattttaggtaagcaaaagccttttgctaatagtctagaaactactcttggttgataggtacgtctaagaacttattaggtaaacctatctattttgccacgacataaaaggactccttacttatatcgttgagtttcaccaaaactaacgtgtactcacaattatttgtgtaccttgcccctttaggaccaataagtaacacctcgctgagcgaaaactattactagattgatgtaaaggatatccaagcaagtgtatattttggcatggcaccttttaactcaattttttaagtttggaacttaaggctcttactatgttggttagattttaagtgaactaaaatccttaatcatgcaacataatcaagctttgatctcatgcattttaagacatatttaaaagcaataaataacttaaaacatgcataagataaatgtgatctagtatggcccgacttcatcttgaagcttcaacttcaaagtccgtcttgaaaatctccgtgggaggcaccattttcttcaaataggataagctataattaaaactaattacaactatttgatggtacgcagaccatatttgaattgaaaaacaactttggtactttagaccaattacattcaaattaatggtacgcagaccatattttctatcctatttgggccatactagtcacttcataacctgcaaaacagtacatatacaatatataccattcacccattcattatcatgaatggcccacatagctggttagtaaaacacattatgcatcacataaacatttgcagcaattaatcaagggcaccaataatctacaaattattcagtccttattaattctaatcaagttgttttaaccttaaggatttgtagacctaatcaagagtttatgactaaaaaatgcctcccacttaaaccaataaattcatatgctttactaattttgaacataaaaatgtatttctagtctaaccggaaacatacaaatttaattaaaatttaaagctcatataaatttataattgaatccaaaaagtttaatttaatttcagtcgtatttaaattaattcatgattttaattttagtaaaataattagaataaataaaatttattataattacaatattcaaaattaaaatccaagaaaataatttaaattattaattttaaaattaattaaaattacgtaaactgaaaatttcaaattaaaatttcaaaacgatctaatcgcaacgcaacaatcccacgcaacgcacgcccatgggccacacgcacacagccatcgctggccatgtgcgcgcagcccaggcgctgcgtcgcatcgctggtgctccccatcgcaaggcatcaatcgaacacgcgagctggtgctcgatgtgcgcgccagcgctcgatgcacgcgagccatcgctcgctgcgctcgcttgccagcgctcgatccatgcgagccatcgctcgctgcgcgcgagccatcgctcgctgcgcgcgagccatcgctcgatccatgcgagccatcgctcgctgcgcgcgaggctccgcatgcttgcgcgaggcagtgcgcgctgtggcgcagcacgcttgctgcccacacgcgactgctcgtgccttgctctcgcccctgcccacacgcccattgctcacagcccacgacacaaggcagggctgctgccttgtgctcgtgcaccatgcccttgctcgttgcattcgtaccgcatgggcgacgagctcccttgctcgtcgtcgcatgcccgcactatacaacaccccttaagggtaacacgtagcgtccattgctttgtgcgtgcaagttatatgagcgagtcgcataaaaattaaaatttatattcaaaattaatgacaaatttagtaaataatattaatttcataattttagggcgaaaaatcgaaaatttattatttaattgatttccgattaacatggattcaagtctaggtcataaaaatttaaaatttaacataaatttacaatttttatggtggtttttaatcataggtatctaattaaattataactaattatgaaaatcaaattaattctaaattattccaattttcaacaaattaatcataattacaaattagattgcataattaacaaggctatgcattcaaacttgttaaacatatacagttggtcaatcaaaaattcaagatttatcaacaagaatcgcaaatatttaattaaacatcttaaatttacgaaattttgcattcgaaaaactaaaacctccgaaaagtcatagttaggcttcgaatttgagaattctgggttcggccgaaaattattatttttgtcaaaattttagaatgccttttacatgcggaattgacccaaaaatcactcgatttggatgagtaacgaagaaactgccgaaaaactgcgtacgtataattaaataaacgcaatttgcaattaattaacaattacgaaaattaatcaccccttttaattcttgcaaatttgtaatatttaaccatgttcatgcaatttagattatgaaaataataagaggctcgtgataccactgttaggttatgattcatatgacaaaacataaatcatgcggaaaaaccataaagccaggaaagcatattatttacacataatcatttagcatagtttagatgcatacactttgttgcgtgccctccctagctacgcccgaaccgaacaagaacaattctttaggactccaagtgtcgtccctccgtagatagtccacagcacgtccggatccgccttaagcttgaccaactaggatcgcccttaaggtacttagaattttcggctattgtaggcaattatatgactgaatttttgctctcaaaaatcactttgaatacttgaatactcgatgtaaattatgagcccttaactcatatttatagaccatggaataagtaatcgaatcctactaggatacgaattaattaaattagaatcctagtagaattcttatttaattaatttatcttttaggattaggaattttaatcattaaacaaatcctatactctttaggtttcgtatgtgaacacaaactctacacgagcatgacccgcaagcgtgtaggccatgcccgcgcacagcccacacggtcgctcggcccacgcgagctacaagcccacgcgagctgcagcaatgctcgcagcccattgctgcgcgcgctgcgcgcgctgccatggcctgctgggcctggccttgcgctgggcctggcgtggccttggttgttcgtgtggcgcgcttggcttgctgggcgatggcctggcttcgcgctgggccctcgtccggcaggcctcgtccgatgcttattcgtacgatacgcttccgattaaattcccggtttcggaattcattttcgatacgaacaatatttaatatttccgattccggaattaatttccgtttcgaacaaatatttaatatttccgttttcggaattattttccgattccgttaatatttttgattctgacaatatttccgtttccggcaatatttccgatttcggcaatatttccatttcagataatattttccgatgcgtaccatgtttccgtttccggcaacatctacgacttggttaatatttatatttccgatacgatccatatttccgtttccggcaatatcatcgtttccggagtattcatttcttgcctgtgacgatctcagctcccactgaaaccaagatccgtcgattccgaatatccatagatggagtatttaatgccattaaatacttgatccgtttacgtactatttgtgtgaccctacgggttcagtcaagagtaagctgtggattaatatcattaattccacttgaactgaagcgacctctagctaggcattcagctcacttgatctcactgaattattaacttgttaattaatactgaaccgcacttattagacttaacatagaatgcatacttggaccaagggcattatttccttcactagtatggcccgacttcatcttgaagcttcaacttcaaagtccgtcttgaaaatggattggaaaatccgtcttgaatttcactgtgggaggcgccattttcttcaaataggataagctataattaaactaattacaactatttgatggtacgcagaccatttttgaattgaaaaacaaatttggtgctttagaccaattacattcaaattaatggtacgcataccatattttctatcctatttgggccatactagtcacttcataacctgcaaaacattacatatacaatatataccattcacccattcattatcatgaatggctcacatagctggttagtaaaaacacgttgtatgcatcacataaatatttgcagcaattaatcaagggcaccaataatctaccaattattcagtccttattaattctaatcaagttgtttaaccttaaaggatttgtagacctaatcaagagtttattactaaaattgctcccacttaaaccaataaattcatatgctttactaattttaaacataaaaatgtatttctagtctaaccggaaacatacaaatttaattaaaatttaaagctcatataaatttataattgaatccattttatttaatttatttttcagttgaattaaatgaatttaaattaattcaaggtttaattttagtaaaataattagtataaataaaatttataacaattataatattcaaaattaaaatccgagaaaacaatttaaattattaattttaaaattaattaaaattatttccgaactgaaattcctaaattaatatcaaaacgtatcaatcgtctcaagacgaggcacttgggcttgcgcccaagccccgtcgagctACGAGGCCGCATCGCCCCGCACGACTAATCGTATGGCATActcgagcaggccacacgcaacgcagcaaacCCAGGCCACGCTACGCGCAGCCCGCTCGCTTCGACGCGTTTGGatgcttcgctgggcgctgcagcgcgcgttgtggcgcagcatgctcgctgcccacacgcggctGCTCGCCTGGCTTTGCGCCAATGCCTTCGCCCTTGCCCCTTCGCCCACGCTGCATACGGCACTCGACACacgggcagcgtgctgccttgtgctcgtgcgtcattgcccttgctcgctgcattgtaccgcacgggcgacgagctcccttgctcgtcgtcgcgtgcccgcactatacaacaccccttaagggtaacacgtagcgtccattgctttgtgcgtgcaagatttatgggcgtgttatataaaaattttaaatttttaattcaaaattaatgacaaattaataaatcatattaatttcataattttagggcgaaaaatcgaaaatttattaatcaattaatttccgattaacatggattcaaatctaggtcataaaaattaaaaattaacataaattaaaaaaatttatggtggattttaatcatggatacctaattaaattattaattaattatgaaaaacaaatcaattctaaattattcgaatttcaacaaattaatcataattacaaattaggttgtataattaacaagtctaggcattcaaagttgttaaacatatactgtaggtcaatcaaaaactcaagatttatcaacaagaatcgcaaatattcaatttaacatcttaaatttacaaacttttgcgttcgaaaaactaaaacctccgaaaagtcatagttaggcttcgaatttgggaattctgggttcggccgaaaaaaattgttttgtcaaaattttagaatgtcttttacatgcggaactgacacaaaaatcactcggtttggatgagtaacgaagaaactaccgaaaaactgcgtacatataattaaataaacgcaatttgcaattaattacgaaaattaatcacccctttaattctttgcaaatttgtaaaatttaaccatgttcatgcaatttagattatgaaaataataagaggctcgtgataccactgttaggttatgatacatatgaataaacataaatcatgcggaaaaaccataaagccaggaaacatattatttacacataatcatttagcataattcagatgcatacactttgtagtgtgccctccctagctgagcccgaaccgaacaagaacaagtctttaggactccaagtgtcgtcccttcgtagatagtccacagcacgtccggatccgccttaagcttgaccaactagaatcgcccttaaggtactaggattttcggctaataggcaagtgtttgtggctgatttttgcttgaaaatcttacctttgaatacttcaattctctatttaaatatgtgaccctaggcacctatttatagagttatggaacaggacttggaatcctattaggatactaatttacttaattagaatcttattaaaactctattaaacaaattctatctttattaggattaggttttaatcatatgacgaatcccggtagctttaggattcgagtaacacacttcgagtgatacgctagcaccgcacgcaggccttgcggcccacgcacagcgccagcccacttcgtcgcagccccgcgcgcgcgccaaggccattgttgggcctggcctttcgctgggcctggcgtggcttggcagcgtgtgtttggtgcgcttcggcttgctgggcaatggcccggcttcgtgctgggccttcgtctggcaggccttgtccgatgctaattcgtacgatacgcttccgattaaattctcgattccggaattcatttccgatgcgaacaatatttaatatttccgattccggaattaatttccgtttcgaacaaatatttaatatttccgtttccggaattattttccgatttcgataatatttccgattctgacaatatttccgtttccggcaatatttccgattccggcaatattttcatttccaataatattttccgatatgtaccatgtttccgtttccggcaacatctacgacttggataataattatatttccgatacgatccatatttccgtttccggcaatattatcgtttcgggagtattcatttcttgccttttgcgatctcagctcccactgaaaccaagatctgtcgattccgaatatccatagatggagtatttaatgccattaaatacttgatccgtttacgtactatttgtgtgaccctacgggttcagtcaagagtaagctgtggattaatatcactaATTCCACTTGGactgaagcggtctctagctaggtattcagctcacttgatctcactgaattattaacttgttaattaatactgaaccgcatttattagacttaacattatatgcatacttggaccaaggttattatttccttcagtctaaTCTAAAATGCTTCCTCTATATCTATCCGGAACTGCTAAGTCCTCTTTTACGGAATTGTCTCTATAATTTTAAGTTCTAGTTTATCCGATTTTAAAACAGCTCTTATTAGAGGCTGATATTATACCTATTACCATGATTTACGAAAGTGGTTTCAAAATGATGTAACTCTTCACATTATCTAAAGTTTTATGCTTTCCAATttgtttcgaggacgaaacttattTTAAGGGTGGTATAGTGTAACAACCCTGATTTTAAGCAACTCTTAATATGATATTAAGAGTAATTACCGTCTTAAACATGTTGTTAGAATTATTCTTAAACCTTATTTGAGATTAaaatcaaatatatatataattggtAATAAAATGCTTAAGTAGGGGAAAGCAGCCGTGTATGTGTTGTATAATGCCCACATGCATCGGTGATGAAAAACATTGGAAGCGGGATAGACTCGTGGTAAATGGGCTTGACCCATATTTGGAAGCGAGTGCTACATCAGTAGACTCGTGGTAAGCGGGCTTGACGCGTAGTTCGGCGGGATAAACCTGTTAAAGCTGCTTGGTCGTAAAGCAAGTGCTACGAAAGTAGACTAGTAGAAGCGGGATAGACCCGTAGTTAGGGACATGTCCTAGTTAAGTCTTGCAAGCGTATGTTTATCAGTAGGGCGACGGCCCCCACCGTATAGAGACAGCGGGTCGTGCTGACCCCTCTCTATTCATGTTCACTTTCCCCAACTGCAAACTAATATGTAGAAATAAATTATCTCTTTTCGCATTGAGTTATGAAATTATATCGAATATGCATTCTGAGTTTGGATTGTGTTTGTGAGAATGTTATGTAGCAAAATTATACCACTTTGCTAACATTGTGGCAATGAGTTTCGTAATAAGCTATgaataaatatatattatgaGTACATGACTTATAGAGTTATGATTGAAAATGAATAAGAGTACGACAATAACTAGGGTAATAAGTTGCGAGCTAAATTATTGAGGTGATTGTGAATTGGAATCATGTGGCATATTAAGTAAAATCGTGAATCATTGTGATTATACTATGGTGATGTGGTTGCATCGCGTTTTCTTTTAAAAGAATAACATTGTTTGAATCATATAGACTTCACGAAATTGTTTTCAAAGGAATTAAAATTCTTTCTTCAAGTAAAGTTTTTCAGGTGTTTTGAATAAGTAAAGTTGCATTTCAAAATAAACATAAACAGTAAAACTAAACTATTTTCGCCACCTATCAAATGCATTTTAGGTTGGATGTGTGTACTCAAATTTCCACTGATTTTGTTCTATTAACCTGTCCGGGTGGGGGCAGAGTTAAAATATTTTGCAAGTAGCAAGAGTCGAGTCACAGTTCAGGTTCAAGGTTTATAGAGTTCTCCAATGGCCTTATATGTCCAAGGTTGGATTATGGATTCGCCAAATGTAATTAAGTTTTTTAGAGTTTGTTAATGGGCAATATAATTTTCTTAAAGCTTTTGGTTTATAATTTATGGATTATATATCCGTGTTGGAGTTGTAGTTAAGTTAGGTTTGTTTGATTTAAGATTAATTGTGCTTAAAAGTGGCTCATTAAGTGTGGGTTGTTGGAGTGACACGTACCCTGGTTATGTCTTGGGAAATGTTATATGTTGGAATGATGTAATTGAAGTAGGTGAAAGAAAATCTGACGTAATTCCCTAAACaatattttaggttgtccaTATTTAGAGGAAGTGCTGCcgactttttatttatttaggtTAAGTTTAAAACTTAATTAGTGACCTTAAGACAGGCTAAGCAtgtgattaaaattttgatgttGCTTGAGGAGTTAAGTTTGTTTAGCAGGGTTAATTGTAATTTGCAAGCAGCTCGTTAAGGGCGGGCTATTACAGGTGGTAtcacataataaataataaataactaataactaataactaataactaataactaataactaataactaataactaataattaataattaatataatgttaatatttataacaatactcataagaataaataataactacaataatcataattatttattaataacaataattacgTATAATattaatagtaatatttaagtaataataacgataataaataatttttatatatatataagtaacaattgtcaattttaattggaatatcgagaataaaaataattacaaagaaagatgaatccgtactgaactgaattgaactgaatggagctgaactgaactggatTGGACTGaatagagctgaactgaactgaatggagctaaactgaactgaactgaactgaatggagcagaactaaactgaattgaaatgaatGGAACTGCAAAAAAAGTCCAAAAGAACAGGCCTTAGAAGTTATGATAAATAAAGAAGATAAAGAGAGTGACAGTGATAAGTGTTGTGGGGTAAAATAAGataataatttcattttacatccaaaaattgaataaagtttttcttttttttatggaaaaaatagaataaagtataaTACGAAATATAAAGAGCATTGTGAAACGGATTAAAACGAAAAACATAAAGATTTTTTGAAACTGAGTTGGCACAAGTTTCTAAATCACACGACCTTTCCCATCCAAACCGACTTGTGAAAGGGTCCGCCCGTACCAGTAAGGCAGTAACCAGCCGATGGCCTGGCCATCCATCGACCATTTGACCCATACTGCCGTACCGTGTTCGCTCATCTTCGCCCGCGCGCCAAATCAAATCCTACGGAGAACCCTAACACTTCAAATCCCCCAAATTCAATCTTCTCTAAATTAATCAATGGAAGATGCAAAATCAACCGATGAAGACGACCAATTCCTCGACGCTTCTGATGAATTCCCCTTCTATGATTGCACTGTCACCTCGGGTTCTTCCCAAGACGATGCTCCGTCAACCTCGCAAtccactctttctctctcctcttatcCCGATTCAAATGTCACAGGAGCAAGCCTCCGCCGTCGCCGTTCATTAAGGAATCGAAAATCTAGAGATAGCCGGAGATTGGATTCAGATAAAGTCGAATCTAAGTCAGAAACCATCGAAAAGGAGAGTTCTACGGTGACCACGGATGAAAAAGGCGAAGTTTCTCCGCCCCCACCGCAGCCACCGCCGGCGCCAGTGAGAGAACGTGAAAATGATGATGGGCAGTTTAGTTCGTTGGCAAATCTTGCTGAATTGGTAATTAAAGCAATTGGGTTTCagtttaatttgttaattagcTTTGTTTGTTTCCCTTTTTGGGTGCTTTACTACTCTTGTTTGCTTGCTTTTAACCCATTACTTATAATTGGGCTTGGGAAGAGTTATTTGATTGGAAAATTAAGAGGATTTTGGAAACTTGTTGGTGATACATTGAGTCCGTTTATGTCTGAATGGTTGAATGAGCATAAGTCATGGTTGAAGCTCGCAATGCGTTGCGGATGGGGGTTGTTTTGGTCGGTTTATGTTTGCTCCATTTTAGTGATTTTGTTGATTGGAGCATTTGTGCTTGGTGGGTTGATGATGAGGTATTATGTTGTTGAAGAGCCATTCCAGTTAAAGCAGGGTCTGAATTTCGACTACACAAAGAGCAAGCCGGTTGCGTTTGTGCCTTTTACAACATGTCCGACTGCCGAATGGAGGGATAAAAATGATGGTGTGAGTGCTGTTGGGTTTTCTAGGGTTATACCTCGGAAGCACAAGCTGCAGGCCACTGTTACCATGGTTTTGCCCGAATCAGATTATAATAGAAATCTGGGCATGTTTCAGGTATATTTCCCTTGGGCAAGCTCTAATATTTTGAGTGTTTAATGTCTTTGATAGTGCAGGCTTATATTATGAAtattctttgttttgtttttatggTGTATCTCAAA contains:
- the LOC110777265 gene encoding seipin-2, yielding MEDAKSTDEDDQFLDASDEFPFYDCTVTSGSSQDDAPSTSQSTLSLSSYPDSNVTGASLRRRRSLRNRKSRDSRRLDSDKVESKSETIEKESSTVTTDEKGEVSPPPPQPPPAPVRERENDDGQFSSLANLAELVIKAIGFQFNLLISFVCFPFWVLYYSCLLAFNPLLIIGLGKSYLIGKLRGFWKLVGDTLSPFMSEWLNEHKSWLKLAMRCGWGLFWSVYVCSILVILLIGAFVLGGLMMRYYVVEEPFQLKQGLNFDYTKSKPVAFVPFTTCPTAEWRDKNDGVSAVGFSRVIPRKHKLQATVTMVLPESDYNRNLGMFQVRVEFLSEYGKALGSFSHPCMLGFKSQPLNLLLTFFKIVPLVTGYLSETQTLKLKFRGYGEGVIPTACLKITMEQRAEFRPAAGIPQVYDAFVHLESELPFFKRILWYWRRTIFVWLSMMVFTVEMLFALVCCRPVIFPRARTPSNVTRRNTRVTSYPVQR